GCACTGCAGGACCCACACGGGCGAGAGACCCTACAGATGTGAtgagtgcgggaagagcttctCAGAAAGCTCCAAGCTCCTAGAgcaccagaggatccacacaggccTGAAACCCTACAAATGCCTTAACTGTGGGAAAGTGTTCTGCCACAGCTCCTCCCTGACCAACCATCAGCGGGTCCACACAGgtgagagaccctataaatgccctgAGTGCGAGAAGACTTTTGGACGCCGCTCCATGCTCGTTCGACACatgaggatccacacaggggagcgacCTTACAAATGCCCCCACTGTGGGAAGGCATTTGCCGTTCTCTCAGTCCTGATCCAGCATGAGcggatccacacgggggagaaacCCCACAAATGTGCCCACTGCGGGAAGTGTTTCAGCGATCCTTCCGTCCTGACCCGGCATGAGCGCATCCACACAGGCGAGCGACCCTACAAGTGTGTTCATTGCGGGAAGGGCTTCAGTCAGAGCTCCACCCATGCCCAGCATCTGAGAacccacaccggggagcggccctatAGATGTGAtgagtgtgggaagagcttcagtgTAAGTTCCAGCCTTGTTGTccaccagaggatccacacaggagagagaccctacaaatgTCCCGATTGTGGGAAGAGCTTTAGTGGCTGGCCAAATTTTAGCA
This region of Mauremys reevesii isolate NIE-2019 unplaced genomic scaffold, ASM1616193v1 Contig9, whole genome shotgun sequence genomic DNA includes:
- the LOC120395016 gene encoding zinc finger protein OZF-like yields the protein MAVRRANAQAIHPALASALPLTPGQGRVNPNPAPSRSTWCHKGAGLGQVGSSGRLGSEPGSQRREGRVPVCRQRAREGLAPAAGRKSFKQSSTLRRHQRTHTGERPYKCLQCGKSFADSSNLLRHQRSHTGERPYTCAQCGKSFGHNATLIKHCRTHTGERPYRCDECGKSFSESSKLLEHQRIHTGLKPYKCLNCGKVFCHSSSLTNHQRVHTGERPYKCPECEKTFGRRSMLVRHMRIHTGERPYKCPHCGKAFAVLSVLIQHERIHTGEKPHKCAHCGKCFSDPSVLTRHERIHTGERPYKCVHCGKGFSQSSTHAQHLRTHTGERPYRCDECGKSFSVSSSLVVHQRIHTGERPYKCPDCGKSFSGWPNFSRHLRTHAQE